A genomic window from Aurantimicrobium photophilum includes:
- a CDS encoding ANTAR domain-containing response regulator, which produces MADQEIQTPTKRRVVVAEDESLIRMDIVETLRDNGFDVVGEAGDGEAAVALAKELRPDLVVMDVKMPKLDGISAADQLNKEHIAPVVLLTAFSQKELVERATEAGALAYVVKPFTPNDLLPAVEIALSRWAQIVALENEVADLSERFETRKIVDIAKGILNEKMGLTEPEAFRWIQKASMDRRLTMKDVAVTIVDQLGSDKKEKK; this is translated from the coding sequence ATGGCCGACCAAGAGATCCAAACACCCACCAAACGTCGTGTTGTTGTTGCAGAAGATGAGTCCCTTATCCGCATGGATATCGTTGAAACTCTTCGCGACAACGGTTTTGATGTTGTGGGGGAGGCTGGCGATGGTGAAGCAGCCGTTGCTTTGGCAAAAGAACTTCGCCCTGATCTCGTAGTGATGGACGTGAAGATGCCCAAGCTTGATGGCATTTCTGCTGCAGATCAGCTCAACAAAGAGCACATCGCACCCGTTGTTCTCTTGACTGCGTTCAGTCAGAAAGAACTCGTCGAGCGCGCCACAGAGGCAGGTGCACTGGCCTATGTTGTGAAGCCTTTCACTCCCAATGACTTACTTCCTGCTGTTGAGATCGCACTTTCTCGTTGGGCGCAGATTGTTGCTTTGGAAAATGAGGTTGCAGACCTCTCTGAGCGTTTCGAGACTCGCAAGATTGTCGACATTGCTAAGGGCATTCTCAACGAAAAGATGGGTCTGACGGAACCAGAAGCTTTCCGTTGGATTCAAAAGGCATCGATGGATCGCCGACTGACCATGAAAGATGTTGCTGTCACGATTGTGGACCAGCTGGGTTCAGACAAAAAGGAAAAGAAGTAA
- a CDS encoding PaaI family thioesterase, which translates to MGIQLHELSPEYAVATMPVEGNTQSVGILHGGAYVVIAEGLGSIAANMFAGEGRVAVGIEVSATHTGSISEGFVTATCKALHLGRTLTTHEIVCTDENGRRLSTIRLTNFIKDRKK; encoded by the coding sequence ATGGGCATTCAACTCCACGAGCTCTCCCCTGAATACGCTGTTGCCACAATGCCCGTCGAAGGCAACACCCAGTCAGTAGGAATCTTGCACGGCGGTGCGTATGTCGTCATTGCTGAAGGACTCGGGTCTATTGCTGCAAACATGTTTGCTGGTGAAGGCCGTGTTGCTGTCGGTATCGAAGTCAGCGCCACACACACCGGCAGTATTTCAGAAGGTTTTGTGACAGCAACCTGTAAGGCTCTTCACCTAGGACGCACCCTCACCACTCACGAAATCGTCTGCACAGATGAGAATGGTCGACGACTGTCAACCATTCGTTTGACGAACTTCATCAAGGACAGAAAGAAGTAG
- the polA gene encoding DNA polymerase I → MSNNAQPTLMVIDGHSLAFRAFYALPVDSFRTADGQHTNAIHGFISMMLNLLAKEKPTHLAVAFDISRYSFRTREYPEYKGTRGETPPEFIGQVPLLQDALHAMGITTITKEDFEADDILATLAAQGSAQDFKVLVVSGDRDTIQLIDDNVTLLYPSKQGVSELTRYDAAKVFERYGIQPHQYPEIAALVGETSDNLPGIPKVGEKTAVKWINEYGSLEEILRRADEIGGKVGESLREFKENAIRNRRLNRLIPDVDLPVGPADLERLPFDSESVKEVFGRLEFKSLLTRVLALNGEQDSTSTATKPSPSVAPVVDEVRSEPVAAAQAPRSQQLLDEELAAWLHRASETSPQGVAVELEVYATGIAVVGLATETETVSIPWSPVQADMKPLIEWFAGPTPKIFHGAKEQIKALLSLGIPLENLGFDTEIADWVLRPDSSKRELADLVKLYLNEVLPTPDPNQLVPDDSELDAGGRAWFVNRIDSAIRDRMEAATLALFLEIEIPSLTTLAAMEMRGVTVNKDKLQALSDELGIRAETAKNEAFAVIGREVNLASPKQLQEVLFDQLGMPKTRATKTGYTTDATALADLQATNPHPFLGLLLEHRDVTKLKQIVETLILAIGPDGRIHTTYGQTGTSTGRLSSANPNLQNIPIRTADGRRIREAFEVGEGFDALFTADYSQIEMRIMAHFSEDEGLIEAFISGEDLHKFVGARVFGVEPGEVTGEMRSQVKAMSYGLAYGLSAFGLARQLGIDNSAAKKLMADYFQRFGGVRDYLRNVVEQARAQGYTETLFGRRRPFPDLASPNRVFRDNAERAALNAPMQGTAADIMKIAMIGIEQDLVALGLKSQLLLQVHDELVLEVIESEREQVEKIVTDRMSHAAKLRVPLDVQIGVGANWNEAAH, encoded by the coding sequence GTGTCGAATAACGCCCAGCCTACCCTTATGGTCATTGATGGGCATTCGCTCGCTTTCCGGGCGTTTTATGCTCTTCCGGTAGACAGTTTCCGAACTGCTGATGGCCAGCACACCAACGCCATTCATGGCTTTATCTCCATGATGTTGAACCTGTTGGCAAAGGAAAAGCCCACTCACTTGGCAGTGGCTTTCGATATCTCTCGCTATTCGTTTCGCACCCGGGAGTACCCCGAGTACAAAGGGACTCGTGGAGAAACTCCGCCTGAGTTCATTGGTCAAGTACCTCTCCTTCAAGATGCACTTCACGCAATGGGTATCACGACCATCACTAAAGAAGATTTTGAGGCGGATGACATTCTCGCCACGCTTGCTGCTCAAGGCTCTGCTCAAGATTTCAAAGTCTTAGTTGTTTCAGGTGACCGGGACACTATCCAACTCATCGATGACAATGTCACGTTGCTGTATCCGTCCAAACAAGGTGTTTCGGAACTCACGCGTTATGACGCAGCCAAAGTGTTTGAACGCTATGGCATTCAACCTCATCAGTACCCAGAGATTGCTGCCTTGGTCGGTGAAACCAGCGACAACTTGCCTGGTATTCCGAAGGTGGGTGAGAAGACCGCTGTTAAGTGGATCAACGAATATGGATCCCTCGAAGAAATCCTTCGTCGAGCCGATGAAATCGGTGGCAAAGTTGGCGAAAGTCTCCGAGAGTTCAAAGAAAACGCAATCAGGAACCGCCGACTCAATCGACTGATTCCAGACGTTGATCTTCCCGTTGGACCTGCAGATTTAGAGCGACTTCCTTTTGATTCTGAGTCAGTTAAAGAAGTCTTCGGTCGTCTCGAGTTCAAATCTTTGTTGACACGAGTGCTTGCACTCAATGGTGAGCAGGATTCGACTTCGACCGCGACAAAACCATCACCATCAGTAGCTCCTGTGGTTGATGAAGTGCGTTCGGAGCCTGTGGCAGCTGCCCAGGCTCCGCGTTCTCAGCAACTTCTCGATGAGGAGCTCGCAGCGTGGCTCCACAGAGCATCTGAGACCTCTCCACAGGGTGTTGCGGTTGAGCTTGAGGTTTATGCCACGGGTATCGCAGTTGTGGGCTTAGCGACAGAAACTGAAACGGTCTCCATTCCGTGGTCACCTGTGCAAGCCGATATGAAGCCTTTGATTGAATGGTTTGCCGGTCCCACTCCCAAGATCTTCCACGGTGCTAAAGAACAGATCAAGGCACTGTTATCGCTAGGTATTCCACTGGAGAACCTCGGTTTTGATACTGAGATAGCCGATTGGGTATTGCGACCCGATTCCTCCAAGCGAGAGCTTGCTGATCTTGTCAAGCTTTACCTCAATGAAGTACTTCCCACCCCCGACCCCAACCAGCTCGTTCCTGATGATTCGGAACTTGATGCCGGTGGACGTGCATGGTTTGTGAACCGTATCGATTCTGCAATCCGTGACCGCATGGAAGCAGCAACTCTTGCCCTCTTCCTTGAGATTGAGATTCCTTCGTTGACCACACTCGCTGCCATGGAAATGCGTGGCGTCACGGTAAATAAAGACAAACTTCAAGCACTCTCTGACGAGCTCGGAATCCGAGCAGAAACAGCAAAGAACGAAGCATTTGCCGTCATTGGACGAGAAGTGAACCTCGCCTCACCCAAGCAGCTTCAAGAAGTGTTGTTTGACCAGCTCGGTATGCCGAAAACCCGTGCAACGAAAACCGGTTACACCACAGATGCAACTGCTTTGGCGGATCTCCAAGCAACGAATCCGCATCCGTTCTTAGGTCTGTTACTTGAACACCGTGATGTGACCAAGCTCAAGCAAATTGTGGAGACGCTGATTTTGGCTATTGGGCCAGACGGCAGAATCCACACCACCTATGGCCAAACAGGAACAAGCACAGGCCGCTTATCTTCTGCGAACCCGAATTTGCAAAACATTCCCATTCGAACTGCGGATGGTCGTCGAATCCGCGAGGCTTTTGAAGTCGGAGAAGGCTTCGACGCTCTGTTTACAGCTGACTATTCACAAATTGAAATGCGCATCATGGCGCACTTCTCAGAGGATGAAGGCCTGATTGAAGCCTTTATCTCCGGTGAAGATCTCCACAAGTTTGTGGGTGCACGTGTCTTTGGTGTGGAACCTGGCGAAGTAACAGGAGAAATGCGCAGTCAAGTCAAAGCAATGAGCTACGGCCTCGCTTATGGTTTGAGTGCTTTTGGTCTTGCGCGTCAGCTTGGCATCGATAATTCGGCAGCTAAGAAGCTTATGGCAGACTATTTCCAGCGTTTTGGGGGAGTGCGCGACTATCTGCGCAACGTCGTTGAACAGGCCCGAGCACAGGGATATACCGAAACACTCTTCGGTCGCAGGAGGCCATTCCCTGATTTGGCAAGCCCCAACCGTGTTTTCCGAGACAACGCAGAACGTGCTGCTCTGAACGCACCAATGCAGGGAACAGCAGCAGACATCATGAAGATCGCCATGATCGGTATTGAGCAGGACCTCGTTGCACTTGGGCTGAAGTCTCAATTGTTGCTTCAAGTACATGACGAATTGGTTCTCGAAGTTATTGAATCCGAACGTGAACAGGTCGAGAAGATTGTGACCGACAGAATGTCTCATGCTGCGAAGCTGAGGGTTCCTCTCGACGTGCAAATTGGTGTCGGAGCTAATTGGAATGAAGCTGCCCACTAG
- the rpsA gene encoding 30S ribosomal protein S1 has translation MTLVAKKAAAQVAINDIGSAEDFLAAVEKTLKFFNDGDLIEGTVVKVDRDEVLLDVGYKTEGVIPSRELSIKHDIDPSEVVKVGDTVEALVLQKEDKEGRLILSKKRAQYERAWGDVEKIKDADGIVTGSVIEVVKGGLIVDIGLRGFLPASLIELRRVRDLTPYLGQDIEAKILELDKNRNNVVLSRRALLEQTQSESRSTFLVNLQKGQIRKGVVSSIVNFGAFVDLGGVDGLVHVSELSWKHIEHASEVVEVGQEVTVEILEVDMDRERVSLSLKATQEDPWQVFARTHAIGQVAPGKVTKLVPFGAFVRVADGIEGLVHISELSGKHVELAEQVVSVGDDVFVKVIDIDLERRRISLSLKQANEGVDPEGTEFDPALYGMLTEYDESGNYKYPEGFDPETNEWREGFDTAREKWELDYAAAQARWEQHKIQVKAANEAEANIPDAPAAAASESTSFSSEAASAGTLADDESLAALREKLAGN, from the coding sequence ATGACGCTTGTAGCAAAGAAGGCAGCCGCTCAGGTTGCAATCAACGACATCGGTTCTGCTGAGGACTTCCTCGCCGCTGTCGAAAAGACCCTCAAGTTTTTCAACGATGGTGACCTCATTGAAGGCACCGTTGTCAAGGTAGATCGCGACGAGGTTCTCCTTGACGTTGGCTACAAGACCGAAGGTGTTATCCCTTCTCGTGAACTTTCCATCAAGCACGACATTGACCCCTCTGAGGTAGTCAAGGTTGGCGACACCGTTGAGGCACTCGTTCTTCAGAAGGAAGATAAAGAAGGTCGCCTCATCCTCTCCAAGAAGCGCGCACAGTACGAGCGTGCATGGGGCGATGTTGAAAAGATCAAGGACGCAGACGGCATCGTTACCGGTTCGGTTATCGAAGTTGTTAAGGGTGGTCTGATCGTAGACATCGGTCTGCGTGGATTCCTTCCTGCATCTCTCATCGAGCTTCGTCGCGTTCGCGACCTCACTCCTTACCTCGGCCAGGACATCGAAGCCAAGATCCTCGAGCTGGACAAGAACCGTAACAACGTTGTTCTTTCTCGCCGTGCACTTCTTGAGCAGACTCAGTCCGAGAGCCGCAGCACCTTCCTGGTTAACCTCCAGAAGGGTCAGATCCGTAAGGGTGTCGTTTCTTCGATCGTCAACTTCGGTGCATTCGTTGACCTCGGTGGCGTAGACGGTCTCGTCCACGTATCTGAGCTCTCCTGGAAGCACATCGAGCACGCTTCTGAGGTTGTTGAAGTTGGCCAGGAAGTTACCGTCGAAATCCTCGAGGTTGACATGGACCGCGAGCGTGTATCGCTCTCGCTCAAGGCAACTCAGGAAGACCCATGGCAGGTATTTGCCCGTACCCACGCAATCGGTCAGGTTGCTCCCGGTAAGGTCACCAAGCTTGTTCCATTCGGTGCATTCGTTCGCGTTGCAGACGGCATCGAAGGTCTCGTCCACATCTCTGAGCTCTCCGGCAAGCACGTTGAACTCGCAGAGCAGGTTGTTTCTGTTGGTGACGACGTATTCGTCAAGGTCATCGACATCGACCTCGAGCGTCGCCGCATCTCTCTCAGCCTCAAGCAGGCTAACGAGGGTGTTGACCCCGAAGGTACCGAGTTTGACCCAGCTCTCTACGGCATGCTCACCGAGTATGACGAGAGCGGCAACTACAAGTACCCAGAGGGCTTCGACCCAGAGACCAACGAATGGCGTGAAGGTTTCGACACCGCACGCGAGAAGTGGGAACTGGACTACGCAGCAGCTCAGGCTCGTTGGGAACAGCACAAGATCCAGGTCAAGGCAGCTAACGAAGCCGAAGCCAACATTCCTGATGCTCCAGCAGCTGCAGCTTCTGAAAGCACCTCATTCTCTAGCGAGGCAGCATCTGCTGGTACCCTCGCAGACGACGAGTCGCTTGCAGCTCTTCGCGAGAAGCTTGCTGGCAACTAG
- the coaE gene encoding dephospho-CoA kinase, whose protein sequence is MKLIGLTGGIGSGKSTIARRLANHGAVIIDADQVARDVVEPGQPALEAIFDALGHDLRQPDGSLNRSALGSIVFTDKSKLEVLNSIVHPAVKARTLSLFAQAPEGSVVVYDVPLLVEASVDYPFEEIIVASAPESVRIERLMEHRGMTEAEAASRIESQAPEEDRLKIANHVIDTSGDISHTYAQVDALWTQLKNVD, encoded by the coding sequence ATGAAACTGATTGGTCTCACAGGAGGTATTGGCTCAGGCAAATCTACGATTGCTAGGCGTTTAGCCAATCATGGTGCCGTCATCATTGATGCTGACCAAGTAGCACGTGACGTTGTAGAGCCAGGACAACCGGCACTAGAGGCAATCTTTGACGCTCTTGGTCATGATCTGCGTCAGCCAGATGGTTCTCTCAATCGAAGTGCCTTGGGCTCCATCGTGTTTACAGACAAGAGCAAACTTGAAGTGCTGAACTCGATCGTTCATCCTGCGGTAAAAGCACGCACTCTGTCGTTGTTTGCTCAGGCGCCAGAAGGTTCTGTTGTTGTCTATGACGTTCCCCTGTTGGTCGAAGCGTCAGTGGATTACCCCTTTGAGGAAATTATCGTTGCTAGTGCTCCTGAAAGCGTTCGAATCGAACGGCTGATGGAGCACCGAGGTATGACTGAGGCGGAAGCTGCTTCACGAATTGAGTCTCAGGCACCTGAAGAAGACCGACTCAAAATTGCTAACCATGTCATCGATACGAGCGGTGACATTTCCCATACTTACGCTCAGGTTGACGCTCTCTGGACTCAGCTTAAAAACGTAGACTAG
- the uvrB gene encoding excinuclease ABC subunit UvrB: MDPRRSEKPFKVVSEYSPSGDQPTAIAELAGRINAGETDVVLLGATGTGKSATTAWLVEAVQRPTLILAHNKTLAAQLATEFRELLPNNAVEYFVSYYDYYQPEAYVPQTDTFIEKDSSINAEVERLRHSTTNSLLTRRDVVVVSTVSCIYGLGAPQEYLEAMITLSVGERIPREAILRQFVSMQYSRNDIDFSRGNFRVRGDTIEIIPMYEELAVRIEMFGDEIEALYSLHPLTGDVVEKLDMVSVFPASHYVASEEIMKKAIFTIREEMEERVAEFEKQGKLLEAQRLRMRTTFDLEMMQQIGFCSGIENYSRHIDVREPGEAPQCLLDYFPDDFLCVIDESHVTVPQIGAMHEGDASRKRTLVEHGFRLPSAMDNRPLRFDEFKERVGQTVYLSATPGKYEMGIADGVVEQIIRPTGLVDPQIVIKPSKGQIDDLLEQIRVRAAQDERVLVTTLTKKMAEELTDFLTEAGVRVRYLHSDVDTLRRVELLTELRQGVYDVLVGINLLREGLDLPEVSLVAILDADKEGFLRSATSLIQTIGRAARNVSGEVHMYADVVTKSMAQAIDETTRRREKQIAYNVQNGIDPQPLRKKIADITAMLQREEADTAELLADKGNKKTKSGASRPSTSTLLTPRIGAAGATELENIIGDLNEQMLVAAAELKFELAARLRDELSELKRELRIMKEAGHA, from the coding sequence GTGGACCCACGACGATCTGAGAAGCCTTTCAAGGTCGTTAGCGAGTATTCACCCAGTGGTGATCAACCCACTGCTATTGCTGAATTAGCAGGCCGGATCAACGCAGGTGAGACCGATGTTGTCCTCCTAGGTGCTACAGGTACTGGTAAATCTGCAACAACGGCATGGCTTGTTGAAGCAGTTCAGAGACCAACCCTGATCCTTGCGCACAACAAGACGCTGGCGGCTCAGCTCGCGACCGAATTCCGCGAGCTGCTTCCCAATAATGCTGTTGAGTATTTCGTCTCCTACTACGACTACTACCAGCCTGAAGCGTATGTCCCTCAGACCGATACCTTCATCGAGAAGGACAGCTCCATCAACGCAGAAGTTGAACGTCTCAGGCACTCCACTACGAACTCTCTCCTGACCAGGCGTGATGTTGTAGTTGTTTCCACTGTGTCGTGTATCTATGGTCTGGGTGCTCCGCAAGAGTACTTAGAGGCCATGATTACGCTGTCCGTGGGGGAGAGGATTCCCCGAGAAGCCATTCTTCGTCAATTCGTCTCAATGCAGTATTCACGCAATGACATTGACTTCTCCCGAGGAAACTTCAGAGTTCGCGGAGACACCATAGAAATCATCCCAATGTATGAAGAGCTTGCTGTTCGCATTGAGATGTTCGGTGATGAAATTGAAGCGCTTTATAGCCTCCACCCACTCACAGGTGATGTTGTCGAAAAGCTCGATATGGTTTCCGTCTTCCCAGCTTCGCATTACGTAGCCAGTGAAGAAATTATGAAAAAAGCCATTTTCACGATCCGTGAAGAAATGGAAGAACGTGTTGCGGAATTTGAGAAGCAAGGGAAGCTTCTTGAAGCTCAACGCCTGCGCATGCGCACCACCTTTGACCTGGAGATGATGCAACAGATCGGCTTCTGTTCAGGTATTGAGAATTATTCACGTCACATTGATGTGCGCGAGCCCGGCGAAGCTCCACAGTGTCTCTTGGACTACTTCCCGGATGACTTCCTCTGTGTCATTGACGAATCTCACGTGACGGTTCCACAAATAGGTGCCATGCACGAAGGCGACGCTTCTCGTAAGCGAACACTCGTCGAACACGGTTTCCGTCTTCCATCTGCAATGGATAACAGACCCCTCCGTTTCGATGAATTCAAAGAACGTGTTGGTCAAACCGTCTATCTTTCGGCCACCCCCGGTAAGTACGAAATGGGTATCGCCGACGGCGTTGTTGAACAAATCATTCGTCCTACCGGTCTCGTAGATCCTCAGATTGTGATCAAGCCTTCTAAGGGCCAAATCGATGACTTGCTCGAGCAAATTCGGGTTCGCGCCGCACAGGACGAACGTGTACTCGTCACGACGCTGACGAAGAAAATGGCAGAAGAGCTAACGGACTTCCTGACAGAAGCTGGAGTGCGTGTCAGGTACCTTCACTCTGACGTTGACACCCTGCGACGCGTTGAGCTTCTTACCGAGCTGAGACAGGGCGTGTATGACGTTCTTGTTGGAATCAATCTACTTCGAGAGGGTCTTGACCTCCCTGAAGTCTCGCTTGTGGCCATCTTGGATGCAGACAAAGAGGGCTTCTTACGTTCAGCAACGTCCTTGATCCAGACCATAGGTCGCGCTGCCCGTAACGTCTCGGGTGAAGTCCATATGTACGCAGACGTGGTTACGAAATCAATGGCCCAAGCTATTGATGAAACCACGCGACGTAGAGAAAAACAGATTGCATACAACGTCCAGAACGGCATCGATCCTCAACCCTTACGCAAGAAGATCGCAGACATCACTGCCATGCTCCAACGTGAAGAGGCTGATACGGCTGAACTTCTTGCGGATAAGGGAAACAAGAAGACCAAATCAGGTGCTTCTAGACCGAGTACCTCAACCTTGCTTACCCCTCGCATTGGTGCTGCTGGAGCGACAGAACTTGAAAACATTATCGGTGATCTGAACGAACAAATGCTTGTTGCAGCAGCAGAATTGAAGTTCGAACTTGCCGCACGATTACGTGATGAATTATCTGAACTGAAACGCGAACTCCGCATTATGAAAGAAGCAGGACATGCCTAA
- the uvrA gene encoding excinuclease ABC subunit UvrA, whose product MPKPHNTHSHLSVKGARVHNLQNVDLEIPRDSLVVFTGLSGSGKSSLAFDTIFAEGQRRYVESLSAYARQFLGQVDRPDVDFIEGLSPAVSIDQKSTNRNPRSTVGTITEIYDYMRLLWARIGIPHCPECGEVIQSQTVQQIADQLMDLPEGTRYQVVAPVVSQKKGEFVDLFTELTASGYSRVIVDGDVIQLADAPALKKSFKHDISVVIDRLVAGPELLSRLTDSLETALKLTNGTVDINYVDQEGESAWQSFSEKLSCPNAHPIQLAEIEPRTFSFNSPFGACPVCSGLGTKMSVDEELLMGDPSLSINDGVIIPWATQGKGLFQYYEKLLLGLAADLDFSLDTPWEELDEEVREAVMNGNNFNVRVKWKNRYGREVQYSSGFEGVVPYIERQYLQADTDVQRARWAEYLREVPCVECSGQRLKPEVLAVKINGLSIADLAELPLSDARSFMDNLTLTDRDAMIAAQVLREIRARLNFLIEVGLTYLNLSRAAGSLSGGEAQRIRLATQIGSGLTGVLYVLDEPSIGLHQRDNRRLIDTLIKLRDLGNTLIVVEHDEDTIHTADWIVDIGPGAGVNGGQVVHSGDYESLLKNTASITSDYVSGRTKIEIPKKRRPIDKNREITVVGAEANNLKKVTATFPLGTLTAVTGVSGSGKSSLVNDILYKVLANKLNGARTVAGKHVRVTGLEHLDKVIHVDQNPIGRTPRSNPATYTGVFDKIRTLFSETTESKTRGYQQGRFSFNVKGGRCEACSGDGTLKIEMNFLPDVYVDCEVCHGKRYNRETLQVRYKGKNISEVLDMPIAEAAEFFEPISSIHRFLKTLVDVGLGYVRLGQSATTLSGGEAQRVKLATELQKRSNGRSIYVLDEPTTGLHFEDVRKLLLVLNSLVDKGNTVIVIEHNLDVIKSADWLIDLGPEGGAGGGEIIAVGTPEQVAKSTQSHTATFLREIIAT is encoded by the coding sequence ATGCCTAAGCCACACAACACGCACTCTCATCTGAGTGTCAAGGGTGCTCGCGTTCACAACCTTCAAAACGTTGACCTCGAGATCCCACGTGACTCACTTGTTGTCTTTACCGGTCTGTCTGGTTCTGGAAAGTCATCTCTTGCCTTCGACACCATCTTTGCTGAAGGTCAACGTCGTTACGTTGAGTCTCTTTCTGCGTATGCTCGTCAGTTCTTGGGCCAGGTCGATCGTCCCGATGTCGATTTCATTGAGGGCCTCTCACCTGCAGTGTCGATTGATCAGAAGTCCACGAACCGTAACCCTCGTTCAACAGTGGGAACGATTACCGAGATCTACGACTACATGCGTTTGCTCTGGGCGCGTATTGGTATTCCGCACTGTCCTGAGTGTGGCGAAGTCATTCAATCGCAGACGGTTCAGCAAATTGCTGATCAACTGATGGATCTGCCGGAAGGCACCCGTTACCAGGTCGTAGCTCCCGTTGTTTCGCAGAAAAAGGGAGAATTCGTTGACCTCTTCACCGAACTCACTGCCTCTGGATACTCACGCGTCATTGTTGACGGTGACGTTATTCAACTTGCAGATGCACCTGCTCTCAAAAAGAGCTTCAAGCACGATATTTCAGTTGTTATCGATCGCCTTGTCGCTGGTCCTGAGCTCCTTTCTCGTCTGACTGACTCTCTAGAAACTGCCCTCAAACTCACCAATGGCACCGTAGATATCAACTACGTTGACCAAGAGGGGGAGAGTGCATGGCAGTCCTTTAGTGAGAAGCTCTCGTGTCCCAATGCGCACCCCATTCAATTAGCTGAAATTGAACCGCGCACCTTCTCTTTCAATTCGCCGTTTGGTGCATGTCCTGTGTGTTCTGGTCTCGGCACCAAAATGTCAGTCGATGAAGAATTATTGATGGGGGACCCGTCACTCTCCATCAATGACGGTGTGATCATTCCTTGGGCAACACAGGGTAAGGGCTTATTCCAGTACTACGAGAAGCTACTTCTTGGTCTTGCAGCAGATTTAGATTTCTCTCTCGATACACCGTGGGAAGAGCTCGACGAAGAAGTTCGTGAAGCTGTGATGAACGGAAACAACTTCAATGTTCGTGTGAAGTGGAAGAACCGTTACGGCCGAGAGGTTCAATACAGTTCAGGCTTCGAGGGTGTTGTTCCTTACATTGAACGCCAGTATCTTCAAGCAGACACCGATGTTCAGCGTGCTCGATGGGCTGAATACCTCCGTGAAGTTCCCTGCGTGGAGTGCTCAGGACAGCGTTTGAAGCCCGAAGTTTTGGCCGTCAAGATCAATGGTTTGTCCATTGCTGACTTGGCCGAGTTGCCGCTATCAGATGCCAGAAGCTTTATGGACAATCTCACGCTGACAGACAGAGATGCCATGATTGCAGCCCAGGTCTTGCGTGAGATTCGTGCACGTTTGAACTTCCTGATTGAGGTTGGCTTAACCTATCTCAATCTTTCCCGAGCAGCAGGATCCCTGTCTGGTGGTGAAGCACAACGTATTCGACTCGCAACCCAGATTGGTTCGGGATTGACAGGCGTTCTCTACGTCCTCGATGAACCCTCTATTGGCCTTCACCAGCGAGACAACCGCCGCCTCATAGATACCCTCATCAAACTCCGAGATCTAGGTAACACCTTGATCGTGGTGGAACACGATGAGGACACCATTCACACGGCCGACTGGATTGTGGACATTGGACCAGGTGCTGGCGTGAACGGTGGCCAGGTCGTCCACTCTGGTGATTATGAGTCTCTGCTCAAGAACACTGCATCAATTACCTCCGATTATGTCTCTGGTCGCACCAAGATCGAGATTCCCAAGAAGCGACGACCAATTGACAAGAACAGAGAAATTACTGTGGTTGGCGCAGAGGCCAATAACCTCAAGAAGGTCACTGCGACCTTCCCTCTGGGAACTCTCACCGCGGTAACAGGTGTTTCTGGATCAGGTAAGTCCTCTTTGGTCAACGACATTCTCTACAAGGTTCTTGCTAACAAGCTCAATGGTGCTCGAACTGTTGCAGGCAAGCACGTGCGAGTTACGGGTCTTGAACACCTGGACAAGGTCATTCACGTCGACCAGAACCCCATTGGTCGTACTCCTCGATCCAATCCGGCAACCTACACAGGTGTCTTTGACAAGATTCGTACTCTGTTCTCAGAAACCACTGAGTCGAAAACTCGTGGTTATCAGCAGGGACGATTTAGCTTCAATGTCAAGGGTGGGCGTTGTGAAGCATGTTCTGGTGACGGAACGCTCAAGATTGAGATGAACTTCCTCCCTGACGTGTATGTGGATTGTGAAGTGTGTCACGGAAAGCGCTACAACCGAGAGACCCTGCAAGTTCGTTACAAAGGCAAGAACATTTCAGAAGTTCTAGATATGCCTATTGCTGAAGCTGCTGAATTTTTTGAACCCATTAGTTCAATTCACCGATTCCTCAAGACCCTCGTGGACGTTGGTCTCGGCTACGTTCGCCTTGGTCAAAGTGCCACCACTCTCTCTGGCGGTGAGGCACAACGCGTCAAGCTTGCGACCGAACTGCAGAAACGAAGCAACGGTAGAAGCATCTATGTACTTGATGAGCCCACCACGGGTCTTCACTTCGAAGATGTCCGCAAGCTCCTGCTAGTGCTGAATTCACTCGTGGATAAAGGCAACACAGTGATTGTGATTGAGCACAATCTTGATGTGATCAAGAGTGCAGACTGGCTGATTGACTTAGGCCCTGAGGGTGGTGCTGGCGGTGGCGAAATCATTGCTGTGGGTACTCCAGAACAGGTGGCAAAGAGCACACAGAGCCACACAGCAACTTTCTTACGTGAGATCATCGCGACGTAG